One genomic segment of Ricinus communis isolate WT05 ecotype wild-type chromosome 5, ASM1957865v1, whole genome shotgun sequence includes these proteins:
- the LOC8259189 gene encoding sodium/calcium exchanger NCL2, which produces MAHITLLAFITLLMIANVQSRSIRSSSDEQLVPSGVEHLEINSSILSLKPLNSTQHTCVHYYSFLPCATNIPGFIFQIVVFEYLLILGDKFLTKGRQQLFSILGVGIYGATLFRILAVLPTNVLILASGLAQNREDARARIENGAGLLAGSTVFCLTLQWGICVLLGRRKIAQESEPNQESKAPTKRCLMVKQRFSRLKEYGVRTDTKTKYTAGIMLLSLIPVILVELASAFESRPWSHIVTLVVVGAALVSYFLFLSRRQWIQERSLEYSREQLLLAGFLDHLQKFAKRRLVNKEGKVDVSCVKRTFRNIDKNNDNHISQKELKDFLKHMKSGDLEFDDAFAVQELMTQFDEDSNRSITEDEFVSGCHKIIGKAKQMVADDNDSSRKYLPQLHKMVQPLIERKKAKLAEIEQQLSQILNTAQNQQLAFLVTDGKPDVDKIRSLFAEFDKDDNKKMTARELKGMIKSKFGSAKLDHDDVVKKMMKVFDVDKDKEIHVEEFTDGMKKRLSGDFQLIDECIEKEKSIKKMSLRALTKSGILVVLGVAIVSSLGMPLINNTQLLSERIGISSFYISFVVLPFAVNFKTAMATIFPASQKKEEASSIMFSEIYGAVFMNNVSGLLTLLALIWARGFTWDYSAEVIVLLVVSAIIGAIAFLRRIYPLWTCLLAFSFYPLSLVLFYVIRFVLGWK; this is translated from the exons ATGGCACACATTACACTCCTGGCTTTTATCACCCTGCTTATGATTGCAAATGTGCAAAGCCGCAGCATTAGATCAAGCTCTGATGAACAACTGGTACCGTCTGGAGTCGAGCACCTTGAAATTAACTCTTCAATTCTGAGTTTAAAGCCACTGAATTCCACTCAACATACATGCGTTCACTACTATAGCTTCCTGCCATGCGCCACTAATATTCCGGGCTTCATCTTCCAAATTGTGGTTTTTGAGTACTTGCTGATTCTTGGTGACAAATTTTTAACGAAGGGTAGACAGCAACTCTTCAGTATTCTCGGTGTCGGTATCTATGGTGCCACTTTATTCCGCATTCTTGCTGTACTTCCGACAAATGTGCTAATTCTtg CATCTGGACTTGCTCAGAACAGAGAAGATGCTCGAGCTAGAATAGAGAATGGAGCTGGTTTACTTGCTGGATCGACTGTTTTTTGCTTGACTTTACAGTGGGGAATTTGTGTCCTTCTTGGAAGACGTAAAATAGCTCAAGAATCAGAACCTAATCAAGAATCAAAAGCCCCAACAAAAAGGTGTTTGATGGTTAAACAGAGATTCTCAAGGCTTAAAG AATATGGTGTCAGAACTGatacaaagacaaaatacacaGCAGGGATAATGCTTCTGTCACTGATTCCAGTTATCCTAGTGGAATTAGCTAGTGCCTTTGAATCGCGGCCATGGAGCCATATAGTAACACTGGTTGTAGTTGGCGCAGCGCTTGTCTCATACTTCCTATTTCTG TCTCGTCGTCAATGGATCCAAGAAAGAAGTTTAGAATATTCAAGGGAGCAGCTTCTGCTAGCTGGATTTTTGGATCATTTACAAAAGTTTGCTAAAAGAAGGCTTGTtaataaagaaggaaaagtTGATGTTTCTTGCGTCAAAAG AACATTTCGTAACATTGACAAGAATAACGACAATCATATATCACAAAAAGAACTCAAAGATTTCCTAAAGCACATGAAATCGGGGGACCTGGAATTTGATGATGCATTTGCAGTTCAGGAACTAATGACCCAATTCGACGAGGACAGTAATCGTTCGATTACTGAAGATGAGTTTGTGAGCGGATGTCACAAAATTATTGGTAAAGCCAAGCAGATGGTGGCTGACGATAATGATTCCTCAAGAAAATATCTGCCACAGTTACATAAA ATGGTTCAACCATtgattgaaagaaagaaggcaAAACTAGCCGAGATTGAGCAGCAGCTGTCCCAAATTCTGAACACTGCCCAAAACCAACAACTTGCTTTCCTCGTTACCGATGGAAAACCTGACGTGGATAAGATACGAAG TCTCTTTGCTGAATTCGATAAAGATGATAATAAGAAGATGACAGCCAGAGAGCTAAAAGGGATGATCAAAAGCAAATTTGGAAGTGCAAAACTTGATCATGATGATGtggtaaagaaaatgatgaaagtATTTGACGTAGATAAGGACAAAGAGATCCATGTGGAAGAATTTACTGATGGAATGAAAAAAAGGCTCTCCGGTGACTTTCAATTGATTGATGAATGCATAGAG aaagaaaaaagtatcAAGAAAATGTCATTGCGTGCTCTCACAAAATCTGGAATTCTAGTCGTTCTTGGAGTTGCAATTGTGTCCTCCCTCGGAATGCCCCTCATAAATAATACTCAACTCTTATCAGAACGGATAGGCATATCTTCTTTCTACATTTCATTTGTAGTTCTTCCTTTTGCTGTGAACTTTAAAACAGCAATGGCAACGATATTTCCTGCGAGtcagaagaaggaagaagcaTCTTCAATAATGTTTTCAGAG ATATATGGAGCAGTATTCATGAACAATGTTTCAGGGCTATTGACCCTACTAGCACTCATTTGGGCAAGAGGGTTCACATGGGATTATTCAGCAGAAGTTATAGTGCTATTGGTGGTTAGTGCTATAATAGGTGCAATTGCCTTCTTGCGCAGAATTTACCCACTTTGGACTTGCCTCTTAGCATTTTCTTTCTACCCATTGTCTCTAGTCTTGTTTTATGTGATTCGTTTTGTTTTGGGCTGGAAATAG